Proteins co-encoded in one Candidatus Rokuibacteriota bacterium genomic window:
- a CDS encoding PAS domain-containing protein: protein MARLDYESFLTGLPDAVVGVDDALRIILWNPAAEALSGRSARRVIGRTLKEIFPPDSPLVRHLAETLRSGESRSESEAAIDGSEGRPIPVSIVTASLAGGSGAPEGAVAVLRDLTRIRQLEEEVRRGERLAALGRMAVGLAHEIRNPLGAIRGVVQLLRKELGADPRWDEHLEVLLKEVDRVSRILEQLLDLGRPVQLRPVPLNLHQLLERVALLTEEVAAGVGVTIVRRYDPSLPPILGDEDRLIQVFHNLVRNAIEAMPGGGRLTLTTRLSLNPLFSRVAMGSGPRSMVEVQVTDEGQGIPEGSRTKIFEPFFTTKETGLGLGLAVCHRLLEEHRGAIQVESEPGKGTTVTCFLPIAK from the coding sequence GTGGCGCGGCTCGACTACGAATCGTTCCTGACGGGTCTTCCCGACGCCGTCGTGGGCGTGGACGACGCGCTCCGGATCATCCTCTGGAATCCCGCGGCCGAAGCGCTCTCGGGCCGGTCCGCGCGGCGGGTCATCGGCCGCACGCTGAAGGAGATCTTCCCGCCCGATTCGCCGCTGGTCCGCCACCTGGCGGAAACGCTCAGGAGCGGGGAGAGTCGGTCGGAGTCGGAGGCGGCGATCGACGGATCCGAGGGTCGCCCGATTCCCGTGAGCATCGTCACCGCATCGCTCGCGGGTGGGTCGGGGGCTCCGGAAGGGGCCGTCGCAGTGCTCAGGGATCTGACCCGGATTCGCCAGCTCGAAGAGGAGGTGCGACGGGGAGAGCGGCTGGCTGCCCTCGGCCGGATGGCGGTCGGCCTCGCCCACGAGATCCGGAACCCGCTCGGGGCGATCCGCGGCGTCGTGCAGCTCCTGCGGAAGGAGCTGGGTGCCGACCCCCGCTGGGACGAGCATCTCGAGGTGTTGCTCAAGGAGGTGGACCGGGTAAGCCGCATCCTCGAGCAGCTTCTGGACTTGGGCCGGCCAGTCCAGCTCCGCCCGGTGCCGCTCAATCTCCATCAGCTCCTCGAGCGCGTCGCGCTGCTGACCGAGGAGGTGGCGGCCGGCGTTGGCGTCACGATCGTCCGCCGCTACGATCCGAGCCTGCCTCCCATCCTCGGCGACGAGGACCGCCTGATCCAGGTGTTTCACAACCTCGTCCGCAACGCCATCGAGGCCATGCCCGGCGGGGGCCGCCTCACCCTGACCACGCGCCTCTCGCTGAACCCGCTCTTCTCGCGGGTGGCCATGGGGAGCGGGCCGCGCAGCATGGTGGAGGTGCAGGTGACCGACGAAGGCCAGGGGATCCCCGAAGGGTCCCGGACCAAGATCTTCGAGCCGTTCTTCACGACGAAGGAGACGGGCCTGGGTCTCGGCCTCGC